The Flavobacterium sp. IMCC34852 genome contains the following window.
GTTACTTGGTGACACATAAGCAATGTCTAAACCCATGCCTCTGAGAACAAATAACAGCCCGATGATAACGGTTATTAAAGGTACCATTTTTTGCAGTTTATTTCTGAAAGGCATCGATAAAATGCTACTTACATAAACCACCGCACTCATTAGGGGAATGGTTCCTAAACCGTAAAGCAACATATAAGTTACGCCCAAAGTAACATTTTGCATGGCAATAGCACCAAAGAGTGCAGCATATACCAATCCGCAGGGTAAAAAACCATTAAACACGCCTATAGTAAAAAAAGCATCAGCTGTTTTGCGTTTGAATTGGTTTCCTAAACTGCTTTTTACTTTTGAAATTAAGCGATAAATCGGTTTTGAAAAGTTGTACTTAATTAAGACTCTTTCCGGAATTATCCCTATCAAAATCATTAAAATCCCCAAAACAATTGAAAATCGCTGCTGCATACCGGCGAGATACAACCCTTTGCCCAGCAATCCGAACAGCAAACCCAAAGTCGCGTAGGAAGTCAATCTTCCGGCGTGGTATAATAGAATTTGCAATGCTTTTTTGGTTGGATTATTTCGATCAACCGGCAACATCATCGCTATCGGTCCGCACATGCCGATGCAGTGCAAACTTGATACTAAGCCGAAGATGAGCGCGGTGTAAAGCATTTTTAGATTGTTAGACTTCTTAGATTGTTAGACTTCTTAGATTCTTAGATCTTTTAGAAATAAATTTCTTCTTTGTTCAAATAGGTTTTACCTTCGTATTCCCAAGCCACAGTAATACCCCAAAGACCGCCAACCAGATTGTTTTTAGGTATGAGCAAATCGGAAGCTGATAATGAAATAGGGATTTCAAAATCCAGCTTTTGGTTGGACGGTCTATACAGGGATACTTTTCCTTTTATCTTTGAGTAATCGAATTCTTTTGGGAAATTCACCACTACTCCATTAACTGTTTTGGTAATGGCAACTTTCTCGACAAGATTATTAGCATTTTGGATGCTTTCAATGTTGCCTTGAACCAGTTTTTCTTTTTTGTAATATTGCTCGGTAACCATTTCGTTATCGTATTGACTATCAGATTGTACTTTGAACACAAAGTATAAAATGAAGCTCATGAACAGCGCAATCGCTATAACAATTCCTTTTCCCCAATTCATTTTCATAATTCCTGTCTTTTAGTTGAAACTTCTCGGACCAACAAAATTGGTGGTTGCTGTTTCTATTAATTTATTATTGTTGTAGACTTCAATTTTAAGTTCTACTTTCTCATCTTTTAATTCGCTTTCCAAGATTTTGACGAAGAAAGTTCCTTTGCTAATGCCTTGTTTCTGTACTTTGGCAAACGGACTGCCTACAAGTTTAATTTCACCCTTAGGTTCAATTAATTTGAAAGTAACGTGTTCAAATTCTTTCTCAGTTTTATTGATGATATCATAATTGTAAATGTTGCTTATTTTATCCCCATCACGTTGAAACAGTTGTCCCGGCGTGTGTAAGACAGTCGCTTCTACATCATTTCTAAGGAATAACATTCCGATAAAAACACCAATCAAAATCGCTAAAACTGCTATATAACCTTTCATTCTGTTGGTTAACTTGAACGGTTCTTTCTTTACGATTTCGTCTTCACTGGCATATCGAATCAAACCTTTCGGCAAACCGACTTTCTCCATAATCGAATCGCATTCATCGATACATGCCGTACAATTGATGCACTCTAATTGTGTTCCGTTTCTAATGTCGATTCCGGTTGGGCAAACATGCACGCAGACTTTACAATCGATACAATCTCCTTTACCTAAAGCTTTTCGGTCTTCGTTTTTATTGAATTTGGCTCTACCGGTTTCGCCTTCGCCACGAACATGGTCATAGGCGACATTGATAGTTTTGTTATCCAATAAAACGCCTTGCATTCTACCGTAAGGACAAGCGATGATACAAACTTGCTCTCTGAACCAGGCATAAATGAAGTAAAAAACGGCGGTAAAAATTAACAAGGCTACTAATGTGCTGGTATTTTGAGCCGGACCTTCTTTAATGAATTGTATCAGTTCATCACTTCCGATTAAATAAGACAAGAAAACATTGGCAATGATAAATGAGATGATGAAAAACACCATCCATTTGGTTACACGCTTTCTTATTTTTTCGGCATCCCAAGCTTGTTTTGCTAATCGCATTTGCTGAGCTCTGTCACCATCAATCCAAAACTCTATTCGACGGAAAACCATTTCCATAAAAATAGTTTGCGGACAAAACCAACCACAGAAAATACGTCCGAATGCCACGGTAAACAACGCCAATCCCACTACTCCAATAATCATAGAGATAACGAAAAGGTGAAAATCTTGAGGCCAGAACGGAAAGCTGAAAATATTGAATCTTCTGTCGACTACATTAAAAAGTAAGAACTGATTGCCATTGATTTTAACAAACGGCGCTGATAACAAAAAGGCCAACAGAAAATAGCTGAGTATTTTTCGCTTATCAAAAAAAGGACCCGAAGGTTTTTTAGGATAAATGAATGCTCTTTTCCCTTTCTCATCAATAGTAGCGATACTATCTCTAAAACTTTCATCAGGATTGTGTGTTGCCATTTTGTTTTTGAATTAATGATTTAATTCGGTTTGTTTTGAAAGGTTTTGAACAAGGTCCAAAACCTTTCCTTATTTTTATTTTACAGCTACTTTAGTGCTATCGGTTACTGTAGCAGCATCAGTACTCGGAGCTGCTTCTTCCACCCATTTTTCTCCTTCTGCTGCTTTAGCTCCGGCAGGTTTTGTGCCTTGTAAACTTAACACATAACTGGCTACTTTTTGTACTTCTTTAGTACCTAATGTTTTGGCCCAACCTACCATCGTTGGGTTGTTTTTACTTCCTTCGGCAATCAACTTAAAGACGTTTTTGATGCCACCACCGTTAATCCAATGGTCATCGGTTAAATTTGGTCCCACTATTCCACCACCATCAGCTTTGTGACAAGCGGCGCAGGCATTGGTGTAAATTTCTTTTCCCTTGGCCAAACTTTCGGCATCGGTTAACAATGTTACCTTATCAAAAGTAATTTCTTCTTTAGGCGAATTCAATTTGTTTTTTTCGATTTCAATATTGGCGGCTGCCACTTCCTGATCGTATTCTTGGGCTTGGGTATACTCATCCATAACATGGAATCTGACCAAATAAATCACCCCGAAAATAATCGTAGCATAGAACAAATTCACCCACCAAGGTGGCAAGACATTGTCTAATTCTTTGATCCCGTCGTAATCGTGGTCTAACATCACATCCGCTTCTTGCTCTATAGATTTGGAACGGGTCATTTTCTTCATCAGGTTCTGAACCCATTTACTATCTGCAAAAGAAACAGATTGCGCTTCTTCTAATTGTTTACGTTGCTCATCGGTCAACATGTGGTAAGTCACTCTGTCAACTGCGCTAACCACAATTTCTATGGCTACCAACAAGAATAAGAAGACTACTAAAAACAAGGCTACCATAGGAAACTTGATAAAAGCCGGACGGTCGCCTGAGTCTATAAAATATTCCAAGGCGCCAAAAACAAAGGCGAAAATCAACGGAACTCTTACGTATGATGGAAATAATTTTTTCATTTTTATACTTTTTATGTTGCGTTATTAGTCTTCTAACGGAAGGCTGCTTACTCTTTTGATGGTTTCTTTGCTGTAGGTCATGGCCCAAACGGTGAACAAGACAAAAGCCGTAAAGAAAATCGTTAGTGAAATGATAGGGTAAATTTCTACCCCTGTAATCGTCTCTAAATTGTGTTTGACATATTTTAACATGGCACTTATTTTTTAGATTTAACTTGGGTATCAGTACCTAATCTTTGCAGATAAGCAATCAAGGCTACAATTTCTCTGTCTTTTAACGGAACAGTTGCGTTTCCGAAAGCTTTTTTGATATCGGCATTCGCCAATAACCTGGCTTCAATCTTAGCCGCTTGCTCGTCAGAAATTTTAACCGCATTGGCCACTTCTTCTTTTGAATAAGGAACACCTAAAGTGACCATCGCTTCCATTTTGGCTTGTAAAGTTGAATTGTCTAATTCATTTTTAATCAACCATTGGTATCTTGGCATGATAGAACCCGGAGAAATACTTTGCGGATCATACATGTGATTGAAATGCCAAACGTCATCTCTACCGCCATTGAACGGTTTGCCCGGAACACCTTCTCTTGCTAAATCCGGACCGGTACGTTTAGAACCCCAAAGGAATGGATGGTCATACACATTTTCGCCCGATTTAGAATACTCACCATAACGTTCCACTTCTGAACGGAAAGGACGAATCATTTGAGAGTGACAGCTTACACAACCTTCTCTGATGTACAAATCTCTACCTTGTAATTCAAGCGGAGTATAAGGTTTTACCGCAGCGATAGTAGGAATATTAGATTTCACTAAAATCGTTGGTAAAATTTGAATTAAACCACCAATTAAAATAGCAATGGTAGTGTAAACCATGAATCTAACCGGTTTTCTTTCCAACCAAGCATGCCATTTCTCCCCTTTCAAACGGTTTGGACTAATGACTGCCAAAGCAGGCGCTTCAGCAGGTTCGTCTTGAATAGCAGAACCTTGTTTTACGGTTTTTATGATGTTGTAAACCAAAACAATCACCCCAACCAAATACAAAGTACCACCGATGGCGCGCATCCAGTACATTGGCATAATTTGGGTTACAGTTTCTAAGAAGTTACCGTATTGTAAAGTGCCGTCCGGTTTGAATTGTTTCCACATAGAAGCCTGAGTAAATCCGGCTACGTACATTGGTAATGCATATAGAATAATCCCTAAAGTACCAATCCAGAAGTGGAAGTTGGCTAATTTTTCAGAATACAATTTTGATTTCGTCATTCTTGGGATTAACCAATAAATCATACCAAAGGATAAGAATCCGTTCCAAGCTAAAGCACCAACGTGTACGTGGGCAATGATCCAATCGGTAAAGTGGGCAATGGCATTTACGTTTTTCAAGGATAACATTGGTCCTTCAAAAGTGGCCATACCATAACCGGTAATGGCTACTACGAAGAATTTCAAAACGGAATCCGTTCTTACTTTGTCCCAAACACCACGTAGGGTCAATAATCCGTTGATCATACCACCCCAAGACGGTGCTATTAACATTACGGAGAACACTACCCCCAGATTTTGTGCCCAATCCGGTAAAGAAGAGTACAACAAGTGGTGAGGTCCGGCCCAGATATAGATAAAAATTAAAGACCAAAAGTGAATGATAGAAAGTCGGTATGAATAAACAGGACGATTAGCTGCTTTTGGCACAAAATAATACATCATTCCTAAAAACGGTGTGGTTAAAAAGAATGCTACCGCGTTGTGTCCGTACCACCATTGCACCAAGGCATCTTGTACTCCGGCATACACCGAGTAAGATTTCATGGCAGAAACCGGTAATTCAAAACTGTTAAATATGTGAAGTACTGCAACAGTAACAAAGGTCGCGATGTAGAACCAAATCGCTACATAAATATGACGTTCTCTTCTTTTGATAATCGTACCAATCATATTGATACCGAATACTACCCAAATCAAAGCGATAGCGATATCAATCGGCCATTCTAATTCGGCGTATTCTTTTGAAGTGGTGTAACCCAACGG
Protein-coding sequences here:
- a CDS encoding sulfite exporter TauE/SafE family protein, which produces MLYTALIFGLVSSLHCIGMCGPIAMMLPVDRNNPTKKALQILLYHAGRLTSYATLGLLFGLLGKGLYLAGMQQRFSIVLGILMILIGIIPERVLIKYNFSKPIYRLISKVKSSLGNQFKRKTADAFFTIGVFNGFLPCGLVYAALFGAIAMQNVTLGVTYMLLYGLGTIPLMSAVVYVSSILSMPFRNKLQKMVPLITVIIGLLFVLRGMGLDIAYVSPSNMNLFVQAEANCH
- a CDS encoding FixH family protein translates to MKMNWGKGIVIAIALFMSFILYFVFKVQSDSQYDNEMVTEQYYKKEKLVQGNIESIQNANNLVEKVAITKTVNGVVVNFPKEFDYSKIKGKVSLYRPSNQKLDFEIPISLSASDLLIPKNNLVGGLWGITVAWEYEGKTYLNKEEIYF
- the ccoG gene encoding cytochrome c oxidase accessory protein CcoG, whose protein sequence is MATHNPDESFRDSIATIDEKGKRAFIYPKKPSGPFFDKRKILSYFLLAFLLSAPFVKINGNQFLLFNVVDRRFNIFSFPFWPQDFHLFVISMIIGVVGLALFTVAFGRIFCGWFCPQTIFMEMVFRRIEFWIDGDRAQQMRLAKQAWDAEKIRKRVTKWMVFFIISFIIANVFLSYLIGSDELIQFIKEGPAQNTSTLVALLIFTAVFYFIYAWFREQVCIIACPYGRMQGVLLDNKTINVAYDHVRGEGETGRAKFNKNEDRKALGKGDCIDCKVCVHVCPTGIDIRNGTQLECINCTACIDECDSIMEKVGLPKGLIRYASEDEIVKKEPFKLTNRMKGYIAVLAILIGVFIGMLFLRNDVEATVLHTPGQLFQRDGDKISNIYNYDIINKTEKEFEHVTFKLIEPKGEIKLVGSPFAKVQKQGISKGTFFVKILESELKDEKVELKIEVYNNNKLIETATTNFVGPRSFN
- a CDS encoding cbb3-type cytochrome c oxidase N-terminal domain-containing protein, whose product is MKKLFPSYVRVPLIFAFVFGALEYFIDSGDRPAFIKFPMVALFLVVFLFLLVAIEIVVSAVDRVTYHMLTDEQRKQLEEAQSVSFADSKWVQNLMKKMTRSKSIEQEADVMLDHDYDGIKELDNVLPPWWVNLFYATIIFGVIYLVRFHVMDEYTQAQEYDQEVAAANIEIEKNKLNSPKEEITFDKVTLLTDAESLAKGKEIYTNACAACHKADGGGIVGPNLTDDHWINGGGIKNVFKLIAEGSKNNPTMVGWAKTLGTKEVQKVASYVLSLQGTKPAGAKAAEGEKWVEEAAPSTDAATVTDSTKVAVK
- a CDS encoding CcoQ/FixQ family Cbb3-type cytochrome c oxidase assembly chaperone — translated: MLKYVKHNLETITGVEIYPIISLTIFFTAFVLFTVWAMTYSKETIKRVSSLPLED
- the ccoN gene encoding cytochrome-c oxidase, cbb3-type subunit I: MEMQQFQYDNKIVRNFIYASIVFGIVGMLVGLILAFMFLFPNVTSGIPFLSFGRLRPLHTNAVIFAFVGNAMFAGVYYSMQRLLKARMFSDLLSKLHFWGWQLIIVAAAITLPLGYTTSKEYAELEWPIDIAIALIWVVFGINMIGTIIKRRERHIYVAIWFYIATFVTVAVLHIFNSFELPVSAMKSYSVYAGVQDALVQWWYGHNAVAFFLTTPFLGMMYYFVPKAANRPVYSYRLSIIHFWSLIFIYIWAGPHHLLYSSLPDWAQNLGVVFSVMLIAPSWGGMINGLLTLRGVWDKVRTDSVLKFFVVAITGYGMATFEGPMLSLKNVNAIAHFTDWIIAHVHVGALAWNGFLSFGMIYWLIPRMTKSKLYSEKLANFHFWIGTLGIILYALPMYVAGFTQASMWKQFKPDGTLQYGNFLETVTQIMPMYWMRAIGGTLYLVGVIVLVYNIIKTVKQGSAIQDEPAEAPALAVISPNRLKGEKWHAWLERKPVRFMVYTTIAILIGGLIQILPTILVKSNIPTIAAVKPYTPLELQGRDLYIREGCVSCHSQMIRPFRSEVERYGEYSKSGENVYDHPFLWGSKRTGPDLAREGVPGKPFNGGRDDVWHFNHMYDPQSISPGSIMPRYQWLIKNELDNSTLQAKMEAMVTLGVPYSKEEVANAVKISDEQAAKIEARLLANADIKKAFGNATVPLKDREIVALIAYLQRLGTDTQVKSKK